A region from the Desulfitobacterium dehalogenans ATCC 51507 genome encodes:
- the pheA gene encoding prephenate dehydratase, whose amino-acid sequence MNIGYLGPKGSFSEEALQLFLTTQSDLLEPPLTLVPFTTIPKLLTACQDLEIEGAFVPLENSTEGQVGVTMDMLGQTESLYIMREFIFPVDQCLITAKPLDLGQIEQVFSHEQALGQCRDFLEAHLPQAEQLPCPSTAEAVMKIANSPGKHWAALGPRRAAEIYNLHCEAERIQDSMLNATRFIFVGHHLAEMNEEDKTSLLVITGDTPGALASALQEFALRNINLSRIESRPSKKKLGEYVFFVDIDGYVFSPSLQEALWALKDKGVSTKLLGSYPKAQPFAKE is encoded by the coding sequence GGCAGTTTTTCTGAGGAAGCACTTCAACTCTTTCTGACTACTCAATCCGATCTATTGGAGCCACCGCTAACCCTTGTCCCCTTTACGACAATTCCCAAGCTCTTAACGGCCTGCCAAGACCTCGAGATTGAAGGAGCCTTTGTCCCTCTGGAAAATTCCACCGAAGGTCAAGTAGGGGTAACCATGGATATGTTAGGTCAGACGGAAAGTCTATATATCATGAGAGAATTTATTTTCCCTGTGGATCAATGCCTGATTACTGCGAAGCCCCTTGATTTAGGTCAGATAGAGCAAGTCTTTTCCCATGAGCAAGCCTTAGGACAATGCCGAGATTTTCTTGAAGCTCATCTGCCTCAGGCGGAGCAATTACCCTGTCCCAGTACTGCTGAAGCTGTTATGAAAATCGCCAATAGCCCCGGTAAGCATTGGGCTGCTCTCGGACCGCGCCGGGCCGCAGAAATCTATAATTTACACTGTGAAGCGGAAAGAATCCAGGACTCCATGCTCAATGCGACCCGTTTCATTTTCGTAGGTCATCATCTTGCGGAAATGAATGAGGAGGATAAAACTTCACTTTTAGTCATTACCGGAGATACCCCCGGAGCCTTGGCCAGTGCCCTTCAGGAATTTGCCCTGAGGAACATTAACTTGAGCCGTATTGAGTCTCGCCCCTCCAAGAAAAAACTGGGAGAGTATGTGTTCTTCGTGGACATTGATGGATATGTCTTCTCTCCATCTCTCCAAGAGGCTTTATGGGCTCTCAAAGACAAAGGGGTCAGTACTAAACTCCTGGGATCCTATCCCAAAGCACAGCCTTTTGCGAAGGAATAA
- a CDS encoding DUF2179 domain-containing protein, with amino-acid sequence MGPAFQFVLIIIAINITYVTLTTIRFILMIKGMRIYASLLSVIEVFIYIMGLSIILDNLDSYWNIAAYCFGYGMGVYLGSRIEERLALGYIMAQVIVECEYQGLAEELRNAGFGVTSWLGEGKSGPRMVMMVLAKRNRQKELLKLIDKLCANAFVIFEEPKNFRGGFWANKVLH; translated from the coding sequence ATGGGTCCGGCTTTCCAGTTTGTCCTAATCATCATTGCTATCAATATAACATACGTAACGTTAACGACAATACGCTTTATTTTAATGATTAAAGGAATGCGGATCTACGCTTCCCTTTTGTCCGTGATAGAAGTCTTCATCTATATCATGGGACTGTCCATTATTCTGGACAACCTTGACAGCTATTGGAATATTGCGGCCTATTGCTTTGGTTATGGAATGGGAGTATATCTTGGCAGCAGAATCGAAGAACGGCTGGCACTCGGATATATTATGGCGCAGGTCATCGTTGAATGCGAATATCAGGGGCTGGCAGAGGAACTGAGAAACGCTGGCTTTGGTGTGACAAGCTGGCTGGGAGAAGGGAAATCCGGGCCGCGTATGGTCATGATGGTGTTGGCCAAGCGCAATCGCCAGAAAGAACTGTTAAAGCTGATAGACAAATTGTGCGCAAATGCATTTGTAATTTTTGAAGAACCGAAGAATTTCCGCGGGGGATTCTGGGCGAATAAGGTTTTACACTAA